The following are encoded together in the Tepidiforma bonchosmolovskayae genome:
- a CDS encoding alpha/beta hydrolase family protein: protein MANELQVRESLIGDIREVSFWFRCGGELVPGVAYLPAGADEPMPMVQIQHPGMGGKDDYWVSDVGMRWAKRGWVCVGLDAPLHGERQTHDPMALFRQPERYESFRAQFAAEVARMLELLPGVLPIDTARLGYVGYSLGSMIGIAAVARSGRFRAAAFCLVGEGGLAGSAAGPDSDAVQLGGVAVRIVGKTDDELIPRERTEALYAALPGEKDLQWLPGGHFEIGPDVVRLAEEWMLAKL, encoded by the coding sequence ATGGCAAACGAGCTGCAGGTTCGGGAATCGCTCATCGGCGACATCCGGGAAGTCAGTTTCTGGTTCAGGTGCGGCGGCGAGCTGGTGCCCGGCGTGGCCTACCTGCCTGCCGGGGCCGACGAGCCGATGCCGATGGTGCAGATTCAGCACCCGGGCATGGGTGGGAAGGACGATTACTGGGTGAGCGACGTCGGGATGCGGTGGGCGAAGCGCGGATGGGTTTGCGTGGGCCTCGACGCGCCGCTGCACGGCGAGCGGCAGACGCACGATCCGATGGCGCTGTTTCGTCAGCCGGAGCGGTACGAGTCGTTCCGCGCGCAGTTCGCTGCGGAAGTTGCGCGGATGCTCGAGCTGCTGCCGGGGGTGCTTCCGATCGACACCGCGCGGCTGGGGTACGTGGGCTACTCCCTTGGGAGCATGATCGGGATTGCCGCTGTGGCCCGGAGCGGCAGGTTCCGCGCAGCGGCATTCTGCCTGGTCGGCGAAGGGGGACTTGCGGGGAGCGCCGCCGGGCCGGACTCCGATGCGGTGCAGCTCGGCGGCGTGGCGGTCCGGATTGTTGGGAAGACCGACGACGAGCTGATTCCGCGGGAGCGGACCGAGGCGCTCTATGCGGCGCTGCCGGGGGAGAAGGACCTGCAGTGGCTCCCGGGCGGGCACTTCGAAATCGGCCCCGACGTGGTGCGACTGGCCGAGGAGTGGATGCTGGCGAAGCTCTGA
- a CDS encoding thiamine pyrophosphate-binding protein, translated as MGNMIDGGEIIARMIRQEGVSHIFTLSGGHIQNIYEGCLNNDIGIIDTRHEQSAGHAADGYSRITFKPGVAVVTAGPGVTDVVTAVANAYQASSPMVVIGGRSPLRQYDMGSLQDIELLDVMKPITKWAQTVYETRRLPYYMAMAFREAMTGRYGPTFLQVPSDVLFGRVDEDSLEWPRNYRVTGEIMGDPELIKQAAKLIREAEKPMVMAGSGVFWHRAHRELAEFARAADVPVYTNAMGRGTLRQDNPNFFSLSRKPAFAQADVIVVLGTPIDFRLKYGRPPAWNPAAKVIQIDIDPRDIGRNRDFTIGIEANIRQALLQLTSEIGKAEHREWMTYLRGLENQADEQRSYYMNSDAVPIHPLRLCKEIAEFVDDDTIVIGDGGDIVALAASVLPINNPGQWMDPGPFGTLGVGTGFCMAAAVAAPDKKVLMVNGDGTFGLNGFDFDTFVRFKMPIVSVVGNDRCWHQIYVGQKAQYGEGRTPATVLGDNARYDKVVEGLGGHGEFVEHPEQIKAAIERAFASGKPACVNVIMDPEPEGVKGGYEFK; from the coding sequence ATGGGGAACATGATCGACGGGGGCGAAATCATCGCCCGGATGATCAGGCAGGAGGGCGTCAGCCACATCTTCACGCTCTCCGGGGGGCATATCCAGAACATTTACGAGGGGTGCCTGAACAACGACATCGGCATCATCGACACGCGGCATGAGCAGTCGGCCGGGCACGCGGCCGACGGGTACTCGCGGATCACGTTCAAGCCGGGCGTTGCGGTGGTGACGGCCGGGCCGGGCGTCACCGATGTCGTGACGGCTGTTGCCAACGCTTACCAGGCCTCGAGCCCGATGGTGGTGATCGGGGGGCGCTCGCCGTTGCGGCAGTACGACATGGGCTCGCTGCAGGACATTGAGCTGCTCGATGTGATGAAGCCGATCACGAAGTGGGCGCAGACGGTCTATGAGACGCGGCGGCTGCCGTACTACATGGCGATGGCGTTCCGCGAGGCGATGACGGGCAGGTACGGGCCGACGTTCCTGCAGGTGCCCTCGGACGTGCTGTTCGGGAGGGTGGATGAAGATTCGCTCGAGTGGCCGCGCAACTACCGGGTGACGGGCGAAATCATGGGCGACCCGGAGCTGATCAAGCAGGCGGCGAAGCTGATCCGGGAGGCGGAGAAGCCGATGGTCATGGCGGGGTCGGGGGTGTTCTGGCACCGGGCGCACCGTGAGCTGGCGGAGTTCGCGCGGGCGGCGGATGTCCCGGTCTACACGAACGCGATGGGGCGCGGGACGCTGCGCCAGGACAACCCGAACTTCTTCTCGCTGTCGCGGAAGCCGGCCTTCGCGCAGGCGGATGTCATCGTTGTCCTCGGGACGCCGATCGACTTCCGGCTGAAGTACGGGCGGCCCCCGGCGTGGAACCCTGCGGCGAAGGTTATCCAGATTGACATCGACCCGCGGGATATCGGGCGGAACCGGGACTTCACGATCGGCATCGAAGCGAACATCCGGCAGGCGCTGCTCCAGCTCACGTCGGAGATTGGGAAGGCGGAGCACCGGGAGTGGATGACGTACCTGCGCGGGCTCGAGAACCAGGCCGATGAGCAGCGGTCGTACTACATGAACTCCGATGCGGTGCCGATTCACCCGCTCCGGCTGTGCAAGGAGATTGCGGAGTTCGTGGATGATGACACGATCGTCATCGGCGATGGCGGCGACATCGTGGCGCTGGCGGCGAGCGTGCTGCCGATCAACAACCCGGGCCAGTGGATGGACCCGGGCCCGTTCGGGACGCTCGGGGTCGGGACAGGGTTCTGCATGGCGGCGGCAGTTGCGGCGCCGGACAAAAAGGTGCTGATGGTGAACGGCGACGGCACCTTCGGGCTGAACGGGTTCGACTTCGACACGTTTGTGCGGTTCAAGATGCCGATCGTGTCGGTGGTCGGGAACGACCGGTGCTGGCATCAGATTTATGTCGGGCAGAAGGCGCAGTACGGGGAGGGCCGCACCCCTGCGACGGTGCTCGGCGACAATGCGCGCTACGACAAGGTTGTGGAGGGCCTCGGGGGCCACGGGGAGTTTGTGGAGCACCCGGAGCAGATTAAGGCCGCGATCGAGCGGGCATTCGCCAGCGGCAAGCCGGCGTGCGTGAACGTCATCATGGACCCGGAGCCCGAGGGCGTGAAGGGCGGGTACGAATTCAAGTAG
- a CDS encoding enoyl-CoA hydratase/isomerase family protein has product MEHIVVERDGRVAVVTLNRPEVMNALNRQMYAELEQTFRELHRDPDAWCIVLTGAGRAFCSGDDVKQIMLGEQRDETVTRLREVKPRPTPAAAAILECDKPVIAAVNGHAVGWGMDLALFADIRIASEQAKFGELFIKRGLVADLGGLWRLPQIVGPSKAAELLFTGDVISAQEALAIGLVSRVVPHEELLPAAMGLAKKIAANPPIAMRYMKEGLRRSRHATMAGMGEFIGNALAYLFTTEDHREGALSFVERREPVFKGR; this is encoded by the coding sequence ATGGAGCACATCGTGGTGGAACGGGACGGCCGGGTCGCGGTAGTGACGCTGAACCGGCCGGAGGTGATGAACGCGCTCAACCGGCAGATGTACGCCGAGCTGGAGCAGACGTTCCGGGAGCTGCACCGCGACCCGGACGCCTGGTGCATCGTGCTGACGGGCGCAGGGCGGGCGTTCTGCTCGGGCGACGATGTGAAGCAGATCATGCTCGGGGAGCAGCGGGATGAGACCGTCACCCGCCTGCGGGAGGTCAAGCCCCGGCCCACGCCGGCGGCCGCGGCCATCCTCGAGTGCGACAAGCCGGTGATCGCGGCCGTGAACGGCCATGCAGTCGGCTGGGGGATGGACCTGGCCCTCTTCGCGGATATCCGCATTGCGTCGGAGCAGGCGAAGTTCGGGGAGCTGTTCATCAAGCGCGGCCTGGTGGCCGACCTCGGCGGGCTGTGGCGGTTGCCGCAGATTGTCGGGCCGTCGAAGGCGGCGGAGCTGCTGTTCACCGGCGATGTCATCAGCGCCCAGGAGGCGCTGGCGATCGGGCTGGTGTCGCGGGTGGTTCCCCACGAGGAGCTCCTGCCGGCGGCGATGGGACTGGCGAAGAAGATTGCGGCGAACCCGCCGATCGCGATGCGCTACATGAAAGAAGGGCTGCGCCGCTCGCGCCACGCCACGATGGCCGGGATGGGCGAGTTCATCGGCAACGCCCTCGCCTACCTCTTCACCACCGAGGACCACCGGGAGGGCGCGCTGAGCTTCGTTGAACGGCGGGAGCCCGTCTTCAAGGGGCGGTGA
- a CDS encoding CBS domain-containing protein, whose amino-acid sequence MYGFVSSVLAEKGRHVYTIERTATVAEAVRQMNEKGIGALLVVEGDRPIGIFTERDVLRRVVDADRDPALTRVAEVMTRDPVTISPEWHVEEAMQLMTSRRFRHLPVIEDGRLVGMISIGDLLRWVTIHQEDHIRAMTDYITGRLS is encoded by the coding sequence ATGTACGGCTTCGTCAGCAGCGTCCTCGCCGAAAAAGGCCGCCACGTCTACACGATCGAACGGACCGCCACCGTCGCTGAGGCCGTCCGCCAGATGAACGAAAAAGGCATCGGCGCCCTCCTCGTCGTCGAAGGCGACCGCCCCATCGGCATCTTTACCGAACGCGACGTCCTCCGCAGGGTCGTCGATGCCGACCGCGACCCTGCCCTCACCCGCGTCGCCGAGGTTATGACCCGCGACCCCGTCACCATCTCTCCGGAGTGGCACGTGGAGGAGGCGATGCAGCTCATGACCAGCCGCCGCTTCCGCCATCTGCCCGTCATCGAAGATGGCCGCCTCGTCGGCATGATCTCGATCGGCGACCTCCTCCGCTGGGTCACCATCCACCAGGAAGACCACATCCGGGCGATGACCGACTACATCACCGGCCGTCTCAGCTGA
- a CDS encoding pyridoxamine 5'-phosphate oxidase family protein, with protein sequence MPIPKELALTPDELDELMLTTWNMRIATIGPGTRINLTPLWFGWAGGKIYTYCRGQKVENLRRNPVCTVLVDRNERFPELQGAMFQGTGRVLEDAVAEAADPHLEEVRWQMGKKYAGGHGEPTEPRRNDATARGRNWRWVVVTPERIVTWDNFKLPSLRRSRQTGA encoded by the coding sequence ATGCCCATCCCTAAGGAACTCGCACTCACCCCCGACGAGCTCGACGAGCTCATGCTCACCACCTGGAACATGCGCATCGCCACCATCGGCCCGGGCACCCGCATCAACCTTACCCCGCTCTGGTTCGGCTGGGCCGGCGGCAAAATCTACACCTACTGCCGCGGCCAGAAGGTCGAAAATCTCCGCCGCAACCCAGTCTGCACCGTCCTCGTCGACCGCAACGAGCGGTTCCCCGAGCTCCAGGGCGCGATGTTCCAGGGCACGGGCCGCGTCCTCGAAGACGCCGTCGCCGAAGCTGCCGACCCCCACCTTGAAGAGGTCCGCTGGCAGATGGGCAAGAAGTACGCCGGCGGCCACGGCGAGCCCACCGAGCCCCGCCGCAACGACGCCACCGCCCGCGGCCGGAACTGGCGGTGGGTCGTCGTCACCCCTGAGCGCATCGTCACCTGGGACAACTTCAAACTGCCCAGCCTGCGGCGCAGCCGCCAAACGGGCGCTTGA
- a CDS encoding tyrosine-type recombinase/integrase, with protein sequence MRGSIQRRGDRTWRISVELDRDPETGRRRRIWETVAGTKRDAEARLAELVREVETGIAAEPSRLTVADWLRQWLEMRRPHLRETTLERYRTAVRVHLIPSLGRHRLQELRPLHVQAAYAGWLGAGLSPTTVASLHRVLHRALEDAVRLQLLPRNVTDAVEAPAPGRRLPDLQAVRPSAVLASLADVGHPWRALVVLALHTGMRRGELAGLQWGDVDLDAATVAIRRSRTITHRGTIVEGPTKSAAGERVVPLAADAVRELRAWRREQLALRMAAGAGWAGDEWVFTAGMEAVRPDAITAWWGRHAQRHGLRLRLHDLRHAAATLMAERGVPPRVIAEVLGHSRASFTLDVYAGTPDMTSRRAAVETLARALREG encoded by the coding sequence ATGCGCGGCAGCATCCAGCGCCGGGGTGACCGCACCTGGCGCATCAGCGTCGAGCTCGACCGCGACCCGGAGACGGGGCGCCGGCGGCGCATCTGGGAGACTGTCGCGGGCACCAAACGCGACGCTGAGGCCCGCCTCGCCGAGCTCGTCCGCGAGGTCGAGACCGGCATCGCCGCCGAGCCGAGCCGGCTGACGGTCGCCGACTGGCTGCGCCAGTGGCTCGAGATGCGCAGGCCGCACCTGCGCGAGACGACGCTCGAGCGCTATCGCACGGCAGTGCGCGTGCACCTCATCCCATCGCTGGGCCGGCATCGCCTGCAGGAGCTGCGGCCGCTGCACGTCCAGGCGGCCTATGCCGGGTGGCTGGGCGCCGGCCTGTCACCGACGACTGTGGCCAGTCTGCACCGCGTGCTGCACCGGGCGCTCGAGGATGCCGTCCGCCTGCAGCTGCTGCCGCGCAACGTCACCGATGCCGTCGAGGCGCCGGCCCCGGGGCGCCGGCTGCCCGACCTGCAGGCAGTGCGTCCGTCCGCGGTGCTGGCATCCCTCGCGGACGTGGGACACCCGTGGCGCGCGCTCGTCGTGCTGGCGCTGCACACCGGGATGCGCCGCGGCGAGCTGGCCGGGCTGCAGTGGGGCGACGTCGACCTCGATGCTGCGACGGTCGCCATCCGCCGGTCGCGCACCATCACCCACCGCGGCACCATCGTCGAGGGCCCGACGAAATCCGCAGCGGGCGAGCGGGTCGTGCCGTTGGCCGCCGACGCCGTGCGTGAGCTGCGCGCATGGCGCCGGGAGCAGCTCGCGCTCCGCATGGCAGCGGGCGCCGGCTGGGCCGGGGACGAGTGGGTGTTCACCGCCGGCATGGAGGCGGTGCGGCCCGATGCGATCACCGCCTGGTGGGGCAGGCACGCACAGCGGCACGGGCTGCGCCTGCGGCTGCACGACCTGCGCCACGCCGCCGCGACGCTGATGGCTGAGCGCGGCGTCCCACCGCGGGTCATCGCCGAGGTGCTCGGCCACAGCCGGGCCAGCTTCACGCTCGACGTCTACGCCGGGACCCCAGACATGACCTCCCGCCGCGCGGCAGTCGAGACCCTCGCGAGGGCGCTCCGCGAGGGCTGA